From one Brachypodium distachyon strain Bd21 chromosome 4, Brachypodium_distachyon_v3.0, whole genome shotgun sequence genomic stretch:
- the LOC100821255 gene encoding acyltransferase-like protein At1g54570, chloroplastic isoform X3 produces MAALASTPPTLTPPRPSFLPRRPPGCPRRRAPPFPRYAASASSRNRAPRPRPASPSPDATTVRRGVMREYVEAAREMAPDGGPPRWFAPLDPGGAGGRVPGAPTLLYLPGIDGVGLGLIRHHERLSKMFEMWCLHIPVEDRTPFERLVEYVERTVKSDRSRAPDRPVYLVGESVGACIALAVAARNRDIDLVLILINPGTSFHKSRLHSLSAFLDLVPDPFHLSTPQFLNFLTGNFMKMSSTFDGAGQALSEITTGLLPSLMFLADILPKESIVWKMKMLRTASSFVNSRLHAVKAQSLVLASGNDELLPSHEEAERLQGTLEKCRIRHFRDNGHKILLEDEFDLATTIKGAGYYRRSRQTDFVSDYLPLTAGELEKAIDRDRVLNFATDPVMLSTLPDGKIVRGLAGLPREGPVVLVGYHMLMGFELGPLVTGVLRNTGIHIRGLAHPFMFSESSEQLMPDSSHFDLHRIMGAVPVTPVNFYKLLSEKNFVLLYPGGAREALHRKGEEYKLFWPEQSEFVRMASRFGATIIPFGVVGEDDLCDVSASFKIGLELREGIHDQRDRYESGNNSEFEYGPFPSPSSVKLPKKIMGPPKLHVY; encoded by the exons ATGGCTGCCCTCGCGTCCACGCCGCCGACACTCACGCCGCCACGTCCCTCCTTCTtgccccgccggccgccggggtGCCCGCGCAGGAGAGCGCCGCCGTTCCCTCGGtatgccgcctccgcctcctccaggaACAGAGCGCcgaggccgcggccggcgtcgccgtcgccggacgCGACGACCGTGAGGAGAGGGGTGATGAGGGAGTACGtcgaggcggcgcgggagatGGCGCCGGACGGAGGGCCGCCGAGGTGGTTCGCGCCGCTCgaccccggcggcgccggcgggcgcgTCCCCGGCGCGCCGACGCTGCTCTACTTGCCCG GAATTGATGGAGTTGGCTTAGGGCTGATCCGGCACCATGAGAGATTATCAAA GATGTTCGAGATGTGGTGCTTGCATATACCTGTTGAAGACCGTACACCATTCGAAA GACTTGTTGAGTATGTAGAGAGGACAGTGAAATCAGATAGGTCAAGAGCACCAGATAGACCAGTGTATCTTGTTGGAGAATCTGTTGGAGCATGCATTGCTCTTGCCGTGGCGGCGCGAAACCGAGACATCGATTTGGTACTGATCCTAATCAACCCAG GGACATCTTTCCATAAGTCACGGCTGCACTCTCTCTCAGCATTCTTAGATTTGGTCCCTGATCCTTTCCATCTGAGCACTCCACAGTTCCTAAATTTCCTGACAG GGAATTTCATGAAGATGTCATCAACTTTTGACGGAGCTGGTCAGGCGTTATCAGAGATCACCACTGGTTTGTTGCCTTCTCTAATG TTTCTGGCTGATATTTTGCCAAAGGAATCCATTGTTTGGAAGATGAAAATGCTGAGAACAGCGTCATCATTTGTAAATTCCCGCTTACATGCGGTCAAAGCCCAGAGTTTGGTGCTTGCTAG TGGAAATGATGAACTGCTGCCAAGCCACGAAGAGGCTGAAAGGCTACAGGGCACGCTAGAGAAATGCAGAATCCGTCACTTCAGGGACAATGGCCACAAAATCTTGTTG GAAGATGAATTTGATCTAGCAACGACTATTAAAGGAGCTGGATACTATCGCCGCTCCAGGCAGACAGACTTTGTTTCAGACTATCTACCACTAACTGCTGGTGAGCTTGAAAAGGCAATTGATCGCGACAG GGTTCTGAACTTTGCCACCGACCCAGTGATGCTATCGACACTGCCTGATGGGAAGATAGTGAGGGGACTGGCTGGGCTCCCAAGGGAAGGCCCTGTCGTGCTTGTAGGGTACCACATGCTCATGGGGTTTGAGCTTGGACCCTTGGTCACAGGAGTGCTGAGGAACACTGGAATCCATATCCGCGGCTTAGCACACCCATTTATGTTCAGCGAGAGTTCAGAGCAGCTCATGCCGGATTCATCGCACTTCGATCTCCACCGGATCATGGGCGCGGTGCCTGTCACTCCGGTGAACTTTTACAAGCTCCTTTCTGAGAAGAACTTCGTGCTGCTGTACCCGGGAGGTGCACGTGAAGCTCTTCATAGGAAG GGAGAGGAATACAAGTTGTTTTGGCCGGAGCAGTCTGAATTTGTGAGGATGGCATCAAGGTTTGGAGCAACAATTATACCATTTGGAGTGGTCGGAGAAGATGATCTATGTGATGTAAGTGCTTCCTTCAAA ATTGGATTGGAACTCCGCGAGGGAATCCATGACCAGCGGGATCGTTACGAGTCAGGCAACAACTCCGAATTTGAGTACGGACCGTTCCCTTCACCGTCGTCCGTCaaacttccaaaaaaaattatgggcCCCCCaaaattgcatgtatattag
- the LOC100821255 gene encoding acyltransferase-like protein At3g26840, chloroplastic isoform X2 — MAALASTPPTLTPPRPSFLPRRPPGCPRRRAPPFPRYAASASSRNRAPRPRPASPSPDATTVRRGVMREYVEAAREMAPDGGPPRWFAPLDPGGAGGRVPGAPTLLYLPGIDGVGLGLIRHHERLSKMFEMWCLHIPVEDRTPFERLVEYVERTVKSDRSRAPDRPVYLVGESVGACIALAVAARNRDIDLVLILINPGTSFHKSRLHSLSAFLDLVPDPFHLSTPQFLNFLTGNFMKMSSTFDGAGQALSEITTGLLPSLMFLADILPKESIVWKMKMLRTASSFVNSRLHAVKAQSLVLASGNDELLPSHEEAERLQGTLEKCRIRHFRDNGHKILLEDEFDLATTIKGAGYYRRSRQTDFVSDYLPLTAGELEKAIDRDRVLNFATDPVMLSTLPDGKIVRGLAGLPREGPVVLVGYHMLMGFELGPLVTGVLRNTGIHIRGLAHPFMFSESSEQLMPDSSHFDLHRIMGAVPVTPVNFYKLLSEKNFVLLYPGGAREALHRKGEEYKLFWPEQSEFVRMASRFGATIIPFGVVGEDDLCDVLLDYNDLLKLPFYDILDKKLNEDGLKLRTDSTGEIKNQDMHPVVVTPKVPGRFYFIFGKPIETRGREKELRAKEKAQHLYLHVKSEVESCIDYLKEKREEDPYRSILPRLLYQAAHGPGAEIPTFEP; from the exons ATGGCTGCCCTCGCGTCCACGCCGCCGACACTCACGCCGCCACGTCCCTCCTTCTtgccccgccggccgccggggtGCCCGCGCAGGAGAGCGCCGCCGTTCCCTCGGtatgccgcctccgcctcctccaggaACAGAGCGCcgaggccgcggccggcgtcgccgtcgccggacgCGACGACCGTGAGGAGAGGGGTGATGAGGGAGTACGtcgaggcggcgcgggagatGGCGCCGGACGGAGGGCCGCCGAGGTGGTTCGCGCCGCTCgaccccggcggcgccggcgggcgcgTCCCCGGCGCGCCGACGCTGCTCTACTTGCCCG GAATTGATGGAGTTGGCTTAGGGCTGATCCGGCACCATGAGAGATTATCAAA GATGTTCGAGATGTGGTGCTTGCATATACCTGTTGAAGACCGTACACCATTCGAAA GACTTGTTGAGTATGTAGAGAGGACAGTGAAATCAGATAGGTCAAGAGCACCAGATAGACCAGTGTATCTTGTTGGAGAATCTGTTGGAGCATGCATTGCTCTTGCCGTGGCGGCGCGAAACCGAGACATCGATTTGGTACTGATCCTAATCAACCCAG GGACATCTTTCCATAAGTCACGGCTGCACTCTCTCTCAGCATTCTTAGATTTGGTCCCTGATCCTTTCCATCTGAGCACTCCACAGTTCCTAAATTTCCTGACAG GGAATTTCATGAAGATGTCATCAACTTTTGACGGAGCTGGTCAGGCGTTATCAGAGATCACCACTGGTTTGTTGCCTTCTCTAATG TTTCTGGCTGATATTTTGCCAAAGGAATCCATTGTTTGGAAGATGAAAATGCTGAGAACAGCGTCATCATTTGTAAATTCCCGCTTACATGCGGTCAAAGCCCAGAGTTTGGTGCTTGCTAG TGGAAATGATGAACTGCTGCCAAGCCACGAAGAGGCTGAAAGGCTACAGGGCACGCTAGAGAAATGCAGAATCCGTCACTTCAGGGACAATGGCCACAAAATCTTGTTG GAAGATGAATTTGATCTAGCAACGACTATTAAAGGAGCTGGATACTATCGCCGCTCCAGGCAGACAGACTTTGTTTCAGACTATCTACCACTAACTGCTGGTGAGCTTGAAAAGGCAATTGATCGCGACAG GGTTCTGAACTTTGCCACCGACCCAGTGATGCTATCGACACTGCCTGATGGGAAGATAGTGAGGGGACTGGCTGGGCTCCCAAGGGAAGGCCCTGTCGTGCTTGTAGGGTACCACATGCTCATGGGGTTTGAGCTTGGACCCTTGGTCACAGGAGTGCTGAGGAACACTGGAATCCATATCCGCGGCTTAGCACACCCATTTATGTTCAGCGAGAGTTCAGAGCAGCTCATGCCGGATTCATCGCACTTCGATCTCCACCGGATCATGGGCGCGGTGCCTGTCACTCCGGTGAACTTTTACAAGCTCCTTTCTGAGAAGAACTTCGTGCTGCTGTACCCGGGAGGTGCACGTGAAGCTCTTCATAGGAAG GGAGAGGAATACAAGTTGTTTTGGCCGGAGCAGTCTGAATTTGTGAGGATGGCATCAAGGTTTGGAGCAACAATTATACCATTTGGAGTGGTCGGAGAAGATGATCTATGTGAT GTGTTGTTAGACTACAACGATCTTCTGAAGCTCCCGTTTTATGACATCCTTGACAAGAAGCTAAATGAAGATGGTCTAAAGCTAAG AACTGATTCTACGGGAGAGATAAAAAATCAAGATATGCATCCCGTAGTGGTTACGCCAAAAGTACCAGGGAGGTTTTACTTCATCTTTGGGAAGCCTATTGAAACAAGAG GGAGGGAAAAGGAGCTAAGAGCCAAAGAGAAGGCCCAGCACCTCTATTTGCATGTCAAATCTGAAGTGGAGAGCTGCATCGACTATctgaaagagaaaagagaggaggACCCTTACAGGAGTATACTTCCCAGGCTTCTCTATCAGGCAGCTCATGGCCCCGGTGCAGAAATACCGACATTTGAGCCCTGA
- the LOC100821255 gene encoding acyltransferase-like protein At1g54570, chloroplastic isoform X4, with protein MAALASTPPTLTPPRPSFLPRRPPGCPRRRAPPFPRYAASASSRNRAPRPRPASPSPDATTVRRGVMREYVEAAREMAPDGGPPRWFAPLDPGGAGGRVPGAPTLLYLPGIDGVGLGLIRHHERLSKMFEMWCLHIPVEDRTPFERLVEYVERTVKSDRSRAPDRPVYLVGESVGACIALAVAARNRDIDLVLILINPGTSFHKSRLHSLSAFLDLVPDPFHLSTPQFLNFLTGNFMKMSSTFDGAGQALSEITTGLLPSLMFLADILPKESIVWKMKMLRTASSFVNSRLHAVKAQSLVLASGNDELLPSHEEAERLQGTLEKCRIRHFRDNGHKILLEDEFDLATTIKGAGYYRRSRQTDFVSDYLPLTAGELEKAIDRDRVLNFATDPVMLSTLPDGKIVRGLAGLPREGPVVLVGYHMLMGFELGPLVTGVLRNTGIHIRGLAHPFMFSESSEQLMPDSSHFDLHRIMGAVPVTPVNFYKLLSEKNFVLLYPGGAREALHRKGEEYKLFWPEQSEFVRMASRFGATIIPFGVVGEDDLCDIGLELREGIHDQRDRYESGNNSEFEYGPFPSPSSVKLPKKIMGPPKLHVY; from the exons ATGGCTGCCCTCGCGTCCACGCCGCCGACACTCACGCCGCCACGTCCCTCCTTCTtgccccgccggccgccggggtGCCCGCGCAGGAGAGCGCCGCCGTTCCCTCGGtatgccgcctccgcctcctccaggaACAGAGCGCcgaggccgcggccggcgtcgccgtcgccggacgCGACGACCGTGAGGAGAGGGGTGATGAGGGAGTACGtcgaggcggcgcgggagatGGCGCCGGACGGAGGGCCGCCGAGGTGGTTCGCGCCGCTCgaccccggcggcgccggcgggcgcgTCCCCGGCGCGCCGACGCTGCTCTACTTGCCCG GAATTGATGGAGTTGGCTTAGGGCTGATCCGGCACCATGAGAGATTATCAAA GATGTTCGAGATGTGGTGCTTGCATATACCTGTTGAAGACCGTACACCATTCGAAA GACTTGTTGAGTATGTAGAGAGGACAGTGAAATCAGATAGGTCAAGAGCACCAGATAGACCAGTGTATCTTGTTGGAGAATCTGTTGGAGCATGCATTGCTCTTGCCGTGGCGGCGCGAAACCGAGACATCGATTTGGTACTGATCCTAATCAACCCAG GGACATCTTTCCATAAGTCACGGCTGCACTCTCTCTCAGCATTCTTAGATTTGGTCCCTGATCCTTTCCATCTGAGCACTCCACAGTTCCTAAATTTCCTGACAG GGAATTTCATGAAGATGTCATCAACTTTTGACGGAGCTGGTCAGGCGTTATCAGAGATCACCACTGGTTTGTTGCCTTCTCTAATG TTTCTGGCTGATATTTTGCCAAAGGAATCCATTGTTTGGAAGATGAAAATGCTGAGAACAGCGTCATCATTTGTAAATTCCCGCTTACATGCGGTCAAAGCCCAGAGTTTGGTGCTTGCTAG TGGAAATGATGAACTGCTGCCAAGCCACGAAGAGGCTGAAAGGCTACAGGGCACGCTAGAGAAATGCAGAATCCGTCACTTCAGGGACAATGGCCACAAAATCTTGTTG GAAGATGAATTTGATCTAGCAACGACTATTAAAGGAGCTGGATACTATCGCCGCTCCAGGCAGACAGACTTTGTTTCAGACTATCTACCACTAACTGCTGGTGAGCTTGAAAAGGCAATTGATCGCGACAG GGTTCTGAACTTTGCCACCGACCCAGTGATGCTATCGACACTGCCTGATGGGAAGATAGTGAGGGGACTGGCTGGGCTCCCAAGGGAAGGCCCTGTCGTGCTTGTAGGGTACCACATGCTCATGGGGTTTGAGCTTGGACCCTTGGTCACAGGAGTGCTGAGGAACACTGGAATCCATATCCGCGGCTTAGCACACCCATTTATGTTCAGCGAGAGTTCAGAGCAGCTCATGCCGGATTCATCGCACTTCGATCTCCACCGGATCATGGGCGCGGTGCCTGTCACTCCGGTGAACTTTTACAAGCTCCTTTCTGAGAAGAACTTCGTGCTGCTGTACCCGGGAGGTGCACGTGAAGCTCTTCATAGGAAG GGAGAGGAATACAAGTTGTTTTGGCCGGAGCAGTCTGAATTTGTGAGGATGGCATCAAGGTTTGGAGCAACAATTATACCATTTGGAGTGGTCGGAGAAGATGATCTATGTGAT ATTGGATTGGAACTCCGCGAGGGAATCCATGACCAGCGGGATCGTTACGAGTCAGGCAACAACTCCGAATTTGAGTACGGACCGTTCCCTTCACCGTCGTCCGTCaaacttccaaaaaaaattatgggcCCCCCaaaattgcatgtatattag
- the LOC100821255 gene encoding acyltransferase-like protein At3g26840, chloroplastic isoform X1, translating into MAALASTPPTLTPPRPSFLPRRPPGCPRRRAPPFPRYAASASSRNRAPRPRPASPSPDATTVRRGVMREYVEAAREMAPDGGPPRWFAPLDPGGAGGRVPGAPTLLYLPGIDGVGLGLIRHHERLSKMFEMWCLHIPVEDRTPFERLVEYVERTVKSDRSRAPDRPVYLVGESVGACIALAVAARNRDIDLVLILINPGTSFHKSRLHSLSAFLDLVPDPFHLSTPQFLNFLTGNFMKMSSTFDGAGQALSEITTGLLPSLMFLADILPKESIVWKMKMLRTASSFVNSRLHAVKAQSLVLASGNDELLPSHEEAERLQGTLEKCRIRHFRDNGHKILLEDEFDLATTIKGAGYYRRSRQTDFVSDYLPLTAGELEKAIDRDRVLNFATDPVMLSTLPDGKIVRGLAGLPREGPVVLVGYHMLMGFELGPLVTGVLRNTGIHIRGLAHPFMFSESSEQLMPDSSHFDLHRIMGAVPVTPVNFYKLLSEKNFVLLYPGGAREALHRKGEEYKLFWPEQSEFVRMASRFGATIIPFGVVGEDDLCDVSASFKVLLDYNDLLKLPFYDILDKKLNEDGLKLRTDSTGEIKNQDMHPVVVTPKVPGRFYFIFGKPIETRGREKELRAKEKAQHLYLHVKSEVESCIDYLKEKREEDPYRSILPRLLYQAAHGPGAEIPTFEP; encoded by the exons ATGGCTGCCCTCGCGTCCACGCCGCCGACACTCACGCCGCCACGTCCCTCCTTCTtgccccgccggccgccggggtGCCCGCGCAGGAGAGCGCCGCCGTTCCCTCGGtatgccgcctccgcctcctccaggaACAGAGCGCcgaggccgcggccggcgtcgccgtcgccggacgCGACGACCGTGAGGAGAGGGGTGATGAGGGAGTACGtcgaggcggcgcgggagatGGCGCCGGACGGAGGGCCGCCGAGGTGGTTCGCGCCGCTCgaccccggcggcgccggcgggcgcgTCCCCGGCGCGCCGACGCTGCTCTACTTGCCCG GAATTGATGGAGTTGGCTTAGGGCTGATCCGGCACCATGAGAGATTATCAAA GATGTTCGAGATGTGGTGCTTGCATATACCTGTTGAAGACCGTACACCATTCGAAA GACTTGTTGAGTATGTAGAGAGGACAGTGAAATCAGATAGGTCAAGAGCACCAGATAGACCAGTGTATCTTGTTGGAGAATCTGTTGGAGCATGCATTGCTCTTGCCGTGGCGGCGCGAAACCGAGACATCGATTTGGTACTGATCCTAATCAACCCAG GGACATCTTTCCATAAGTCACGGCTGCACTCTCTCTCAGCATTCTTAGATTTGGTCCCTGATCCTTTCCATCTGAGCACTCCACAGTTCCTAAATTTCCTGACAG GGAATTTCATGAAGATGTCATCAACTTTTGACGGAGCTGGTCAGGCGTTATCAGAGATCACCACTGGTTTGTTGCCTTCTCTAATG TTTCTGGCTGATATTTTGCCAAAGGAATCCATTGTTTGGAAGATGAAAATGCTGAGAACAGCGTCATCATTTGTAAATTCCCGCTTACATGCGGTCAAAGCCCAGAGTTTGGTGCTTGCTAG TGGAAATGATGAACTGCTGCCAAGCCACGAAGAGGCTGAAAGGCTACAGGGCACGCTAGAGAAATGCAGAATCCGTCACTTCAGGGACAATGGCCACAAAATCTTGTTG GAAGATGAATTTGATCTAGCAACGACTATTAAAGGAGCTGGATACTATCGCCGCTCCAGGCAGACAGACTTTGTTTCAGACTATCTACCACTAACTGCTGGTGAGCTTGAAAAGGCAATTGATCGCGACAG GGTTCTGAACTTTGCCACCGACCCAGTGATGCTATCGACACTGCCTGATGGGAAGATAGTGAGGGGACTGGCTGGGCTCCCAAGGGAAGGCCCTGTCGTGCTTGTAGGGTACCACATGCTCATGGGGTTTGAGCTTGGACCCTTGGTCACAGGAGTGCTGAGGAACACTGGAATCCATATCCGCGGCTTAGCACACCCATTTATGTTCAGCGAGAGTTCAGAGCAGCTCATGCCGGATTCATCGCACTTCGATCTCCACCGGATCATGGGCGCGGTGCCTGTCACTCCGGTGAACTTTTACAAGCTCCTTTCTGAGAAGAACTTCGTGCTGCTGTACCCGGGAGGTGCACGTGAAGCTCTTCATAGGAAG GGAGAGGAATACAAGTTGTTTTGGCCGGAGCAGTCTGAATTTGTGAGGATGGCATCAAGGTTTGGAGCAACAATTATACCATTTGGAGTGGTCGGAGAAGATGATCTATGTGATGTAAGTGCTTCCTTCAAA GTGTTGTTAGACTACAACGATCTTCTGAAGCTCCCGTTTTATGACATCCTTGACAAGAAGCTAAATGAAGATGGTCTAAAGCTAAG AACTGATTCTACGGGAGAGATAAAAAATCAAGATATGCATCCCGTAGTGGTTACGCCAAAAGTACCAGGGAGGTTTTACTTCATCTTTGGGAAGCCTATTGAAACAAGAG GGAGGGAAAAGGAGCTAAGAGCCAAAGAGAAGGCCCAGCACCTCTATTTGCATGTCAAATCTGAAGTGGAGAGCTGCATCGACTATctgaaagagaaaagagaggaggACCCTTACAGGAGTATACTTCCCAGGCTTCTCTATCAGGCAGCTCATGGCCCCGGTGCAGAAATACCGACATTTGAGCCCTGA
- the LOC100821255 gene encoding acyltransferase-like protein At3g26840, chloroplastic isoform X5 yields the protein MFEMWCLHIPVEDRTPFERLVEYVERTVKSDRSRAPDRPVYLVGESVGACIALAVAARNRDIDLVLILINPGTSFHKSRLHSLSAFLDLVPDPFHLSTPQFLNFLTGNFMKMSSTFDGAGQALSEITTGLLPSLMFLADILPKESIVWKMKMLRTASSFVNSRLHAVKAQSLVLASGNDELLPSHEEAERLQGTLEKCRIRHFRDNGHKILLEDEFDLATTIKGAGYYRRSRQTDFVSDYLPLTAGELEKAIDRDRVLNFATDPVMLSTLPDGKIVRGLAGLPREGPVVLVGYHMLMGFELGPLVTGVLRNTGIHIRGLAHPFMFSESSEQLMPDSSHFDLHRIMGAVPVTPVNFYKLLSEKNFVLLYPGGAREALHRKGEEYKLFWPEQSEFVRMASRFGATIIPFGVVGEDDLCDVSASFKVLLDYNDLLKLPFYDILDKKLNEDGLKLRTDSTGEIKNQDMHPVVVTPKVPGRFYFIFGKPIETRGREKELRAKEKAQHLYLHVKSEVESCIDYLKEKREEDPYRSILPRLLYQAAHGPGAEIPTFEP from the exons ATGTTCGAGATGTGGTGCTTGCATATACCTGTTGAAGACCGTACACCATTCGAAA GACTTGTTGAGTATGTAGAGAGGACAGTGAAATCAGATAGGTCAAGAGCACCAGATAGACCAGTGTATCTTGTTGGAGAATCTGTTGGAGCATGCATTGCTCTTGCCGTGGCGGCGCGAAACCGAGACATCGATTTGGTACTGATCCTAATCAACCCAG GGACATCTTTCCATAAGTCACGGCTGCACTCTCTCTCAGCATTCTTAGATTTGGTCCCTGATCCTTTCCATCTGAGCACTCCACAGTTCCTAAATTTCCTGACAG GGAATTTCATGAAGATGTCATCAACTTTTGACGGAGCTGGTCAGGCGTTATCAGAGATCACCACTGGTTTGTTGCCTTCTCTAATG TTTCTGGCTGATATTTTGCCAAAGGAATCCATTGTTTGGAAGATGAAAATGCTGAGAACAGCGTCATCATTTGTAAATTCCCGCTTACATGCGGTCAAAGCCCAGAGTTTGGTGCTTGCTAG TGGAAATGATGAACTGCTGCCAAGCCACGAAGAGGCTGAAAGGCTACAGGGCACGCTAGAGAAATGCAGAATCCGTCACTTCAGGGACAATGGCCACAAAATCTTGTTG GAAGATGAATTTGATCTAGCAACGACTATTAAAGGAGCTGGATACTATCGCCGCTCCAGGCAGACAGACTTTGTTTCAGACTATCTACCACTAACTGCTGGTGAGCTTGAAAAGGCAATTGATCGCGACAG GGTTCTGAACTTTGCCACCGACCCAGTGATGCTATCGACACTGCCTGATGGGAAGATAGTGAGGGGACTGGCTGGGCTCCCAAGGGAAGGCCCTGTCGTGCTTGTAGGGTACCACATGCTCATGGGGTTTGAGCTTGGACCCTTGGTCACAGGAGTGCTGAGGAACACTGGAATCCATATCCGCGGCTTAGCACACCCATTTATGTTCAGCGAGAGTTCAGAGCAGCTCATGCCGGATTCATCGCACTTCGATCTCCACCGGATCATGGGCGCGGTGCCTGTCACTCCGGTGAACTTTTACAAGCTCCTTTCTGAGAAGAACTTCGTGCTGCTGTACCCGGGAGGTGCACGTGAAGCTCTTCATAGGAAG GGAGAGGAATACAAGTTGTTTTGGCCGGAGCAGTCTGAATTTGTGAGGATGGCATCAAGGTTTGGAGCAACAATTATACCATTTGGAGTGGTCGGAGAAGATGATCTATGTGATGTAAGTGCTTCCTTCAAA GTGTTGTTAGACTACAACGATCTTCTGAAGCTCCCGTTTTATGACATCCTTGACAAGAAGCTAAATGAAGATGGTCTAAAGCTAAG AACTGATTCTACGGGAGAGATAAAAAATCAAGATATGCATCCCGTAGTGGTTACGCCAAAAGTACCAGGGAGGTTTTACTTCATCTTTGGGAAGCCTATTGAAACAAGAG GGAGGGAAAAGGAGCTAAGAGCCAAAGAGAAGGCCCAGCACCTCTATTTGCATGTCAAATCTGAAGTGGAGAGCTGCATCGACTATctgaaagagaaaagagaggaggACCCTTACAGGAGTATACTTCCCAGGCTTCTCTATCAGGCAGCTCATGGCCCCGGTGCAGAAATACCGACATTTGAGCCCTGA